A single window of Dermacentor albipictus isolate Rhodes 1998 colony chromosome 1, USDA_Dalb.pri_finalv2, whole genome shotgun sequence DNA harbors:
- the LOC139055710 gene encoding uncharacterized protein, producing MASASSRAPKCGNVPVHTDPKYKKSSGHHCVVFGCQNNQRKRSRLLSAVCEEHNTRRESCRFSVFSLHRFPSATKNAKLRHQWIAAVNRKNYQPSENARVSSEHFLGNKPTEQNPAPVLRLGYNKQVVKGRRLQTRQSNDLASWLPNAANPVETMTNKTKLKVQMTVFCVL from the exons atggcaagcgccagctctagggctccaaagtgcggaaatgtgcccgttcacacggatccaaagtacaagaagtcatctgggcatcattgcgtcgtgtttggatgccaaaacaaccagcggaaaaggagcaggttgcttagcgctgtttgcgaagagcacaacacacgtagggaatcgtgccggttcagtgttttcagcctgcaccgatttccatccgcaacgaagaatgccaagctgcgccaccagtggatagctgcagtgaataggaagaactaccaacccagtgaaaatgcacga gtttcctccgagcactttctgggcaacaagcctacagagcagaatcccgcgccggtgcttcgccttggctataacaaacaG gtggtgaagggcaggcgtctgcaaaccaggcagtcaaacgacctcgccagttggttgccaaacgcggccaacccagtagagaccatgacaaacaagaccaaactgaaagtgcagatgacagtgttctgcgtgctttaa